The following are encoded in a window of Colletotrichum lupini chromosome 3, complete sequence genomic DNA:
- a CDS encoding bZIP transcription factor: MVSTYQMPSFYRPTPLTVDTTQAQKYYEEEDHSILDETILDHSALDSGLEMSPPMVDSRRDSFAVGGSLFSPKTEDWQSVDMQSVPSNNPFIEQQHNNNPFMRLDHAQPSPFAPQGNGWSLSNTSGSCTPLQQFDGMPAEYDNGAPMFQRPVPGQTPFTNPTGQINMFAPIGSGNQSIPTSPQKGWIGQAESMAKKMRPGSPTIRSHNDMRRGDGIRKKNARFDIPAERNLSNIDHLIAQSTDEQEIKELKQQKRLLRNRQAALDSRQRKKQHTERLEDEKKQFTAVLTDLEEEMADMRKQMEQLLREKQFNQEYIESLTMEKEEMIRSHTIETGELRKKVSVLTDHVQRLESAAMTAPANNNYVSGYDDMDGMTMPGSWDNVNFLGEYPMEQEVKQELQVVPNKKADVSFPVDSEKSSSQGGILFMLFLVGAFVLSSRSTPAIPRVSEDVRAEAATLLENVFKDAGVNGASNTLNALAPQPSGGSWVDNSAMPMSDTSMGGVAPSMLGQLGDSLTQPTDEQANEQLFGLSAAQYNGVSSQDFLNNAPERTTSQGRKNLADALSAMRTNKQSAADVYTRSLLWDQIPSEVVRNFAKMVSESNSAKAGANE, from the exons ATGGTCTCAACGTACCAGATGCCGTCCTTCTACAGACCGACACCTTTGACTGTAGACACAACACAAGCGCAAAAGTACTACGAAGAGGAGGACCACAGCATCCTCGACGAAACTATCTTGGATCACAGCGCACTCGACTCGGGCCTGGAAATGTCGCCTCCCATGGTTGATAGCAGAAGAGATTCCTTCGCCGTTGGCGGCTCTCTCTTCTCACCAAAGACGGAGGACTGGCAGTCAGTCGATATGCAATCCGTGCCATCCAACAACCCTTTCATCGAGCAGCAACACAACAACAACCCCTTCATGCGCCTGGATCATGCTCAGCCTTCCCCTTTCGCCCCTCAAGGCAACGGATGGTCTCTGAGCAATACTTCTGGCTCTTGCACTCCCCTCCAGCAATTCGATGGCATGCCGGCTGAATACGACAATGGCGCTCCCATGTTCCAAAGGCCCGTCCCGGGCCAGACGCCCTTCACCAACCCCACCGGTCAAATCAATATGTTCGCACCCATCGGATCAGGCAACCAGTCCATACCAACTTCACCACAGAAGGGATGGATCGGCCAGGCGGAATCTATGGCCAAGAAGATGCGCCCTGGTAGCCCTACCATCCGCTCACACAACGACATGCGAAGGGGTGACGGCATCCGCAAGAAGAACGCTCGCTTCGATATCCCGGCCGAGCGCAATCTCAGCAACATCGATCACCTCATCGCTCAGTCCACCGATGAGCAAGAGATCAAGGAGCTCAAGCAGCAAAAGCGACTGCTGAGGAATCGCCAGGCAGC CCTTGACTCTCGCCAGAGAAAGAAGCAACACACCGAGCGGCTTGAAGATGAGAAGAAGCAATTCACCGCTGTGCTCACCGATCTGGAGGAAGAGATGGCCGACATGAGGAAACAGATGGAGCAGCTTTTGAGAGAGAAGCAGTTCAACCAGGAGTACATCGAGTCACTCACcatggagaaggaggagatgATCCGCTCCCACACGATCGAAACCGGCGAACTCCGGAAGAAGGTCAGCGTCCTCACCGACCACGTCCAGCGTCTCGAGAGCGCCGCCATGACTGCTCCTGCCAACAACAACTATGTATCTGGCTACGACGACATGGACGGCATGACCATGCCGGGCAGCTGGGACAACGTCAACTTCCTCGGCGAGTACCCCATGGAGCAGGAAGTCAAGCAGGAACTCCAGGTGGTTCCGAACAAGAAGGCTGATGTTTCCTTCCCCGTCGATTCCGAGAAGTCTTCCTCCCAGGGTGGTATTCTCTTCatgctcttcctcgtcggtgCCTTTGTTCTGTCCAGCCGCTCTACCCCTGCCATTCCCCGGGTCTCCGAGGACGTCCGCGCTGAAGCTGCCACCCTCCTCGAGAACGTATTCAAGGATGCCGGCGTAAACGGTGCATCCAACACCCTGAACGCTCTCGCTCCTCAGCCTTCCGGCGGCTCGTGGGTCGACAACTCGGCCATGCCTATGAGTGACACCTCAATGGGCGGTGTCGCGCCTTCGATGCTCGGCCAGCTTGGCGACTCTCTCACCCAGCCTACCGATGAACAAGCAAATGAGCAACTCTTTGGACTCTCGGCTGCTCAGTACAACGGCGTCAGCTCGCAGGATTTCCTCAACAACGCCCCCGAGCGCACCACCAGCCAAGGACGCAAGAACCTTGCCGATGCCCTCTCAGCGATGCGGACCAACAAGCAATCCGCAGCCGACGTCTACACTAGATCACTACTTTGGGATCAGATCCCCAGCGAAGTCGTCAGAAACTTTGCCAAAATGGTGTCCGAAAGCAACAGCGCGAAAGCGGGCGCTAACGAATAA